One Tubulanus polymorphus chromosome 5, tnTubPoly1.2, whole genome shotgun sequence DNA segment encodes these proteins:
- the LOC141906423 gene encoding dual specificity mitogen-activated protein kinase kinase 1-like isoform X1, producing MTTKKNKLGLTLPPNLTGNDTTTDTNDKTNAGGGSVDLGALQKKLEELDLDDLQRKRLEHFLSQKQKVGELTAEDFEKLGELGAGNGGVVTKVFHKPSGLVMARKLIHLEIKPAVRNQIIRELKVLHECNSPYIVGYYGSFYSDGEISICMEYMDGGSLDLILKKAGRIPEPILGKITIAVLKGLCYLREKHEIMHRDVKPSNILVNSRGEIKICDFGVSGQLIDSMANSFVGTRSYMSPERLQGSHYSVASDIWSMGLSLVELAIGRYPIPPPDPKDLEAIFGPNVMEEHYDAAKTGRPLKGRRSSNYSATAADGPRPITMAIFELLDYIVNEPPPKLPKGAFSDEFQDFVVRCLKKNPKERSDLKGLVNHAFIKKSDFENIDIGKWVCKVMNIEP from the exons ATGACCACGAAGAAGAACAAATTAGGCCTGACGCTGCCTCCGAATCTGACTGGAAACGATACAACCACCGATACAAATGA CAAAACGAATGCTGGTGGGGGTTCGGTCGATCTTGGAGCGTTGCAGAAGAAACTCGAGGAACTCGATTTGGACGACCTACAAAGGAAACGTCTCGAACATTTTCTCTCGCAAAAACAAAAAGTGGGCGAGTTAACCGCGGAGGATTTCGAGAAATTAGGAGAATTAGGGGCCGGTAATGGCGGAGTTGTAACGAAAGTGTTTCATAAACCGTCCGGACTTGTAATGGCTAGGAAG ttaatcCATTTAGAAATCAAGCCGGCAGTACGAAATCAGATAATCCGTGAATTAAAGGTGCTACACGAATGTAACTCTCCATATATCGTCGGTTATTACGGATCATTTTATAGCGATGGAGAAATTAGCATTTGTATGGAATATATG GATGGAGGCTCATTAGATTTAATATTAAAGAAAGCTGGTCGAATTCCAGAACCAATCTTAGGAAAAATAACAATAGCT GTATTAAAAGGATTATGTTACCTCagagaaaaacatgaaataatgcATAGAG ATGTGAAGCCTTCCAATATTTTAGTGAATTCCAGGGGTGAGATCAAAATCTGTGATTTTGGAGTCAGTGGCCAATTGATTGATTCCATGGCCAACTCATTTGTGGGGACAAGGTCGTACATGTCG CCTGAACGTTTACAAGGGTCGCACTATTCTGTAGCGTCGGATATATGGAGTATGGGTTTATCGTTGGTCGAACTAGCGATCGGGCGTTATCCAATTCCTCCTCCGGACCCGAAAGATTTAGAAGCGATATTCGGACCGAACGTGATGGAAGAACATTACGACGCCGCGAAAACTGGAAGACCTCTGAAGG GTAGGAGGAGTAGTAATTATAGTGCCACAGCTGCGGATGGACCCCGACCTATTACTATGGCCATATTTGAGCTTTTAGATTATATTGTGAATGAG CCTCCGCCAAAGTTACCAAAAGGAGCCTTTTCCGACGAATTCCAAGATTTTGTTGTTCGCTG tcTGAAAAAGAATCCAAAAGAACGCTCTGACCTGAAAGGATTAGTG AATCATGCATTTATCAAGAAGTCTGATTTCGAAAATATAGACATCGGAAAATGGGTGTGTAAAGTGATGAACATTGAGCCGTAG
- the LOC141906423 gene encoding dual specificity mitogen-activated protein kinase kinase 1-like isoform X2 has product MTTKKNKLGLTLPPNLTGNDTTTDTNDKTNAGGGSVDLGALQKKLEELDLDDLQRKRLEHFLSQKQKVGELTAEDFEKLGELGAGNGGVVTKVFHKPSGLVMARKLIHLEIKPAVRNQIIRELKVLHECNSPYIVGYYGSFYSDGEISICMEYMDGGSLDLILKKAGRIPEPILGKITIAVLKGLCYLREKHEIMHRDVKPSNILVNSRGEIKICDFGVSGQLIDSMANSFVGTRSYMSPERLQGSHYSVASDIWSMGLSLVELAIGRYPIPPPDPKDLEAIFGPNVMEEHYDAAKTGRPLKASAKVTKRSLFRRIPRFCCSLSEKESKRTL; this is encoded by the exons ATGACCACGAAGAAGAACAAATTAGGCCTGACGCTGCCTCCGAATCTGACTGGAAACGATACAACCACCGATACAAATGA CAAAACGAATGCTGGTGGGGGTTCGGTCGATCTTGGAGCGTTGCAGAAGAAACTCGAGGAACTCGATTTGGACGACCTACAAAGGAAACGTCTCGAACATTTTCTCTCGCAAAAACAAAAAGTGGGCGAGTTAACCGCGGAGGATTTCGAGAAATTAGGAGAATTAGGGGCCGGTAATGGCGGAGTTGTAACGAAAGTGTTTCATAAACCGTCCGGACTTGTAATGGCTAGGAAG ttaatcCATTTAGAAATCAAGCCGGCAGTACGAAATCAGATAATCCGTGAATTAAAGGTGCTACACGAATGTAACTCTCCATATATCGTCGGTTATTACGGATCATTTTATAGCGATGGAGAAATTAGCATTTGTATGGAATATATG GATGGAGGCTCATTAGATTTAATATTAAAGAAAGCTGGTCGAATTCCAGAACCAATCTTAGGAAAAATAACAATAGCT GTATTAAAAGGATTATGTTACCTCagagaaaaacatgaaataatgcATAGAG ATGTGAAGCCTTCCAATATTTTAGTGAATTCCAGGGGTGAGATCAAAATCTGTGATTTTGGAGTCAGTGGCCAATTGATTGATTCCATGGCCAACTCATTTGTGGGGACAAGGTCGTACATGTCG CCTGAACGTTTACAAGGGTCGCACTATTCTGTAGCGTCGGATATATGGAGTATGGGTTTATCGTTGGTCGAACTAGCGATCGGGCGTTATCCAATTCCTCCTCCGGACCCGAAAGATTTAGAAGCGATATTCGGACCGAACGTGATGGAAGAACATTACGACGCCGCGAAAACTGGAAGACCTCTGAAGG CCTCCGCCAAAGTTACCAAAAGGAGCCTTTTCCGACGAATTCCAAGATTTTGTTGTTCGCTG tcTGAAAAAGAATCCAAAAGAACGCTCTGA
- the LOC141905646 gene encoding large ribosomal subunit protein uL22-like — MTRYSLDPENVAKSAKAKGSHLRVHFKNTRETAQVIKHMHLSRAKKFLKNVIDKKEIVPFRRFMGGVGRHAQAKQWRTTQGRWPKKSATFLLDLLKNAESNAEYKGLDVDHLVIEHIQVNRAPQMRRRTYRAHGRINPYMSSPCHIEMILSEKEQAVAKAPEQDEPVKKKVSQKKLKKQKMMMRE, encoded by the exons ATGACTCGCTATTCATTAGATCCTGAAAATGTTGCCAAAT CGGCAAAAGCGAAAGGTTCTCATCTCCGGGTACATTTCAAG AACACTAGAGAGACGGCTCAGGTTATTAAACACATGCACTTGTCTCGCGCGAAGAAGTTCCTGAAGAATGTCATTGACAAGAAAGAGATCGTTCCGTTCAGAAGATTCATGGGCGGTGTTGGTCGTCATGCACAg GCTAAACAATGGAGAACTACCCAAGGAAGATGGCCGAAGAAGAGTGCCACGTTCTTGTTGGATCTTTTGAAGAATGCCGAAAGCAATGCTGAATATAAG GGTTTAGATGTCGATCATTTAGTCATTGAACATATTCAAGTAAACCGCGCTCCTCAGATGCGACGAAGAACGTACAGAGCTCACGGTCGAATCAATC cATACATGAGCAGCCCTTGTCACATCGAGATGATTCTTTCCGAGAAGGAACAGGCTGTAGCGAAAGCTCCTGAGCAAGATGAGCCCGTCAAAAAGAAGGTCTCGCAGAAGAAACTTAAAAAGCAAAAGATGATGATGAGAGAATAG